Proteins from a single region of Macrotis lagotis isolate mMagLag1 chromosome 2, bilby.v1.9.chrom.fasta, whole genome shotgun sequence:
- the LRRC10 gene encoding leucine-rich repeat-containing protein 10, which translates to MGNIIRALIAFVPAKGCQNYLLGYLQEMPLDKMVDLSSSQLRRFPLHVCSFKELVKLYLSDNNLNSLPPEVEQLQSLQILALDFNKFKALPPVVCTLKQLCILYLGNNKLRDLPWELSLLQNLKTLWIENNYLTQLPEVICELSLLKTLHAGSNALRLLPRQLSRLQELRTIWLSGNLLTDFPTVLLHMPFLEVIDVDRNNISYFPSLIHLSGLKLVIYDHNPCRNAPKVAKGVRRVGRWSEETPEPDPRKARRLRMAKDEVDEVQASVPPAPPLPMTEKLD; encoded by the coding sequence ATGGGGAACATTATTCGGGCGCTCATTGCCTTTGTCCCTGCCAAAGGTTGCCAGAACTACCTACTTGGATACCTCCAGGAGATGCCATTGGACAAGATGGTGGACCTGAGCAGCAGCCAGCTGCGAAGGTTCCCCTTACATGTGTGCTCCTTCAAGGAACTGGTAAAGCTCTACCTGAGTGACAACAATTTAAACAGTTTGCCCCCAGAAGTGGAACAGCTGCAGAGCCTTCAGATCCTGGCCTTGGATTTCAACAAATTCAAGGCCTTGCCTCCAGTGGTGTGTACCTTGAAGCAGCTTTGCATCCTCTACTTAGGGAACAATAAACTACGTGACCTGCCTTGGGAATTGAGTTTGCTGCAGAACCTCAAGACTCTTTGGATTGAGAATAACTATCTAACTCAACTGCCAGAAGTCATCTGTGAGTTGAGTCTGCTCAAAACCTTGCATGCTGGCTCCAATGCCCTACGCCTCCTCCCTCGGCAACTGAGTAGGCTCCAGGAGTTGAGGACCATCTGGCTCTCTGGTAACTTGCTAACGGATTTCCCCACAGTTCTGCTCCATATGCCTTTCCTGGAAGTGATTGATGTGGATCGAAACAACATCTCCTACTTCCCCAGTCTCATTCACCTGTCAGGCCTGAAGCTGGTCATTTATGACCACAACCCTTGCAGAAATGCCCCTAAGGTGGCCAAGGGGGTACGGCGGGTAGGGAGATGGTCAGAGGAAACCCCTGAACCTGATCCCAGAAAAGCCAGGAGGCTTCGGATGGCCAAGGATGAGGTTGATGAAGTCCAGGCATCTGTTCCCCCTGCCCCTCCTCTTCCTATGACTGAGAAACTTgactag